The proteins below are encoded in one region of Pseudoduganella armeniaca:
- the paaG gene encoding 2-(1,2-epoxy-1,2-dihydrophenyl)acetyl-CoA isomerase PaaG: MNNEKTYDNILFTIQNGIAQLTLNRPDKLNSFTQAMHLEVRDAFERLRADKSVRVLILTGAGRGFCAGQDLSDRAVEPGAKGVDLGDSVEKFYAPLVLAIKELPLPVICAVNGVAAGAGANLALACDIVLAAKSATFIEAFCKLGLIPDTGGTWHLPRLIGHARAMGLAMLGEKLTADRAEQWGLIWKALPDETLMQEAQALAEHFACAPTKGLAFTKKAIHQSYANTLPEQLKLEGEMMRELGYSHDYREGVDAFIAKRTPHFKGE, translated from the coding sequence ATGAACAACGAAAAAACCTACGACAACATCCTGTTCACCATCCAAAACGGCATCGCCCAACTGACGCTGAACCGCCCGGATAAACTGAACAGCTTCACGCAAGCGATGCACCTGGAAGTGCGCGACGCCTTCGAGCGTCTGCGCGCGGACAAGTCCGTGCGCGTATTGATCCTGACGGGCGCCGGCCGCGGCTTCTGCGCTGGCCAGGACCTGTCCGACCGCGCGGTAGAACCAGGCGCCAAGGGCGTCGACCTGGGTGACTCCGTCGAAAAATTCTATGCACCGCTGGTACTGGCCATCAAGGAGCTGCCGCTGCCCGTGATCTGCGCCGTCAACGGCGTGGCGGCCGGCGCCGGTGCCAACCTGGCGCTGGCCTGCGACATCGTGCTGGCGGCGAAATCGGCCACCTTCATCGAAGCCTTCTGCAAGCTGGGCCTGATCCCGGATACCGGCGGCACCTGGCACCTGCCGCGTCTGATCGGCCACGCCCGCGCGATGGGCCTGGCCATGCTGGGCGAGAAGCTGACGGCCGACCGCGCCGAGCAGTGGGGCCTGATCTGGAAGGCGCTGCCGGACGAAACGCTGATGCAGGAAGCGCAGGCGCTGGCCGAGCACTTCGCCTGCGCGCCCACCAAGGGCCTGGCGTTCACGAAGAAGGCCATCCATCAGAGCTACGCCAACACGCTGCCCGAGCAGCTGAAGCTGGAAGGGGAGATGATGCGCGAACTGGGCTACAGCCACGACTACCGCGAAGGCGTGGACGCCTTCATCGCCAAACGCACGCCACACTTCAAGGGAGAATGA
- the paaZ gene encoding phenylacetic acid degradation bifunctional protein PaaZ gives MATTLQSFIAGRWHGKEAHQPLHGALNNQLIYHTHAEVVDFAEAVDYGRKTGIPALMKLDFQQRAAVLKALALYLMERKEELYRISHLTGATRADSWVDVEGGIGTLLAYASMGSRELPSSNVLHEGPAMALGKRGGFSGTHILVPKGGIAVHINAFNFPIWGLLEKFAPSFLAAMPCIGKPATATSYLTEALVRMVHESNLLPAGALQLVIGSTGDLLDRLTGFDAVTFTGSADTAAKLRANRNLIANSVPFTAEADSLNCAILAPDVTPDDPEFDLFVKEVAREMTGKAGQKCTAIRRIIVPRQQADNVAERLRERLAKITVGDPSIDGVRMGALASKDQQRDVAAQVEHLLAGNELLYGHPEELKLVGDGVHEGAFFSPTLVMCRNAMENDAVHDVEAFGPVSTLMTYDGIDEALALAARGKGSLVSTLVTKDPATAAYAVPMAAAHHGRVLVLEREASVDSTGHGSPLPQLKHGGPGRAGGGEELGGIRAVKHFLQRAAVQGSPTMLSAITGEYVRGGAVRESDVHPFRKHFEDLQVGDSLLTHRRTVSEADIVNFGGVSGDYFYMHFDEIAAKDTQFGKRIAHGYFVLSAAAGLFVSPAPGPVLANYGLDNLRFITPVAIGDTIRARLTCKRKVDRNRKDDKGVGQGVVAWDVQVTNQNDELVASYDILTLVSKKA, from the coding sequence ATGGCAACCACCCTGCAAAGCTTCATCGCCGGCCGCTGGCACGGCAAGGAAGCGCACCAGCCGCTGCACGGCGCGCTGAACAACCAGCTGATCTATCACACGCATGCGGAAGTCGTCGACTTCGCCGAGGCGGTGGACTATGGCCGCAAGACCGGCATTCCGGCGCTGATGAAGCTGGACTTCCAGCAGCGCGCCGCCGTGCTGAAGGCGCTGGCGCTGTACCTGATGGAGCGCAAGGAAGAGCTGTATCGCATCTCGCACCTGACCGGCGCCACCCGCGCCGACAGCTGGGTAGACGTGGAAGGCGGTATCGGCACCTTGTTGGCGTACGCCAGCATGGGCAGCCGCGAGCTGCCGTCGTCGAACGTGCTGCACGAGGGCCCGGCCATGGCGCTGGGCAAGCGCGGCGGCTTCTCCGGCACCCACATCCTGGTGCCGAAGGGCGGCATCGCGGTGCACATCAACGCGTTCAACTTCCCGATCTGGGGCCTGCTGGAGAAATTCGCGCCCAGCTTCCTGGCCGCGATGCCGTGCATCGGCAAGCCGGCCACGGCGACGAGCTACCTGACCGAAGCGCTGGTGCGCATGGTGCACGAATCGAACCTGCTGCCGGCCGGCGCGCTGCAGCTCGTCATCGGCAGTACCGGCGACCTGCTGGACCGCCTGACGGGCTTCGATGCCGTCACGTTCACCGGCTCGGCCGACACGGCGGCGAAACTGCGCGCCAACCGCAACCTGATCGCCAACTCGGTACCGTTCACGGCCGAGGCGGACTCGCTGAACTGCGCGATCCTGGCGCCGGACGTGACGCCGGACGATCCGGAATTCGACCTGTTCGTCAAGGAAGTGGCGCGCGAGATGACGGGCAAGGCCGGCCAGAAGTGCACGGCGATTCGCCGCATCATCGTGCCGCGCCAGCAGGCCGACAACGTGGCCGAGCGACTGCGCGAGCGGCTGGCCAAGATCACCGTCGGCGATCCGTCCATCGACGGCGTGCGCATGGGTGCGCTGGCCTCGAAGGACCAGCAGCGCGACGTGGCCGCCCAGGTCGAGCACCTGCTGGCCGGCAATGAGCTGCTGTACGGGCATCCGGAAGAACTGAAGCTGGTGGGCGATGGCGTGCACGAGGGCGCGTTCTTCTCGCCAACCTTGGTCATGTGCCGCAACGCGATGGAGAACGACGCGGTGCACGACGTCGAAGCGTTCGGACCCGTCAGCACCCTGATGACGTACGACGGCATCGACGAGGCGCTGGCGCTGGCCGCGCGCGGCAAGGGCAGCCTGGTCTCGACCCTGGTGACGAAGGACCCGGCCACGGCCGCGTACGCGGTACCGATGGCGGCCGCCCATCATGGCCGCGTGCTGGTGCTGGAGCGCGAGGCGTCGGTGGATTCGACCGGCCACGGCTCGCCGCTGCCGCAGCTGAAGCACGGCGGTCCGGGCCGCGCCGGCGGCGGCGAGGAGCTGGGCGGCATTCGCGCCGTCAAGCACTTCCTGCAGCGCGCGGCGGTGCAGGGATCGCCGACGATGCTGTCCGCGATCACCGGCGAATACGTGCGTGGCGGTGCGGTGCGCGAGAGCGACGTGCACCCGTTCCGCAAGCATTTCGAGGACCTGCAGGTGGGCGATTCGCTGCTGACGCACCGGCGCACCGTGAGCGAGGCGGACATCGTCAACTTCGGCGGCGTCTCGGGCGACTACTTCTACATGCACTTCGACGAGATCGCGGCGAAGGACACGCAGTTCGGCAAGCGCATCGCGCACGGCTATTTCGTGCTGTCGGCGGCGGCCGGCCTGTTCGTTTCGCCCGCGCCAGGCCCGGTGCTGGCCAACTACGGCCTGGACAACCTGCGCTTCATCACGCCGGTGGCGATCGGCGACACGATCCGCGCGCGCCTGACGTGCAAGCGCAAGGTCGACCGCAACCGCAAGGACGACAAGGGCGTCGGCCAGGGCGTCGTGGCATGGGACGTGCAGGTGACGAACCAGAACGACGAGCTGGTGGCAAGCTATGACATCCTCACCCTAGTCTCGAAGAAGGCCTAA
- the paaE gene encoding 1,2-phenylacetyl-CoA epoxidase subunit PaaE: MSKFHPLPVSKVHNETRDCIAVTFAVPPELQDSFRFQQGQHLTLRALVNDEDLRRSYSICSAVQDGSLRVAIKRTPGGAFSTWANENLKAGHVIEVMPPMGHFNVPLDATQAKNYLAFAAGSGITPILSIIKTTLLTEPRSRFTLFYGNRASSSVIFKNELMELKDTYLERLNIVYVMSREQQDIELFNGRITKEKTRQFLQHWIDIADYDTAFICGPEDMMLGVSEALQEAGMPKSSIKVELFAASIPKHQHKPRALDANAAQHLTEVTVIQDGNAATFTMEKDKESILDAGLRAGLEMRYSCKGGVCSTCRCKVVEGKVDMDVNYALEDYEIARGFVLSCQSFPATDKVIVDFDQAE; encoded by the coding sequence ATGAGCAAATTCCATCCGCTGCCCGTCTCGAAGGTGCACAACGAAACGCGCGACTGCATCGCCGTCACGTTTGCCGTGCCGCCCGAGCTGCAGGACAGCTTCCGCTTCCAGCAGGGCCAGCACCTGACCCTGCGCGCGCTGGTGAACGACGAGGACCTGCGCCGCTCCTACTCGATCTGCTCGGCCGTGCAGGACGGCAGCCTGCGCGTGGCCATCAAGCGCACGCCGGGCGGCGCCTTTTCCACCTGGGCCAACGAGAACCTCAAAGCCGGCCACGTGATCGAGGTGATGCCGCCGATGGGCCACTTCAACGTGCCGCTGGACGCCACCCAGGCGAAGAACTACCTGGCCTTCGCGGCCGGCAGCGGCATCACGCCGATCCTGTCGATCATCAAGACCACCTTGCTGACGGAGCCGCGGAGCCGCTTCACGCTGTTCTACGGCAACCGCGCCTCGTCGTCCGTCATCTTCAAGAACGAGCTGATGGAGCTGAAGGACACCTACCTGGAGCGCCTCAACATCGTCTACGTGATGAGCCGCGAGCAGCAGGACATCGAACTGTTCAACGGCCGCATCACGAAGGAAAAGACGCGGCAGTTCCTGCAGCACTGGATCGACATCGCCGACTACGACACCGCTTTCATTTGCGGCCCGGAGGACATGATGCTGGGCGTCTCGGAGGCGCTGCAGGAAGCTGGCATGCCGAAGTCCAGCATCAAGGTCGAGCTGTTCGCCGCCTCGATCCCGAAGCACCAGCACAAGCCGCGCGCGCTGGACGCGAACGCGGCGCAGCACCTGACGGAAGTGACCGTGATTCAGGACGGCAACGCCGCCACGTTCACGATGGAAAAGGACAAGGAATCGATCCTGGATGCGGGCCTGCGCGCGGGCCTGGAGATGCGCTATTCGTGCAAGGGTGGCGTATGCTCGACGTGCCGCTGCAAGGTGGTCGAGGGCAAGGTGGACATGGACGTCAACTACGCGCTGGAAGACTACGAAATCGCACGCGGCTTCGTGCTGAGCTGCCAGAGCTTCCCGGCGACGGACAAGGTCATCGTCGATTTCGACCAAGCAGAATAA
- a CDS encoding M24 family metallopeptidase has translation MGIGGKSIEEALATLEDMTAGAVPVGRDEHLARIAKAQAYMQREGIAAVYLNAGANLLYFTGTRWYASERMVGAILPATGTLEYIAPAFEHDTLKDFMLVDGPVNCWEEHESPYRLFVDVLARMGIKPDEASPPRVGICESAAFFIYDGIRPLAAGYALENARAVTAHCRTRKSRAEIALMQRAMDMTLAVHVATASILREGITTAEVEEFIARAHRKVGASGSYFCIVLFGPATAFPHGVSYVQTLKGGDTVLIDTGCKLHNYISDITRTYVYGTPSERQRFVWNAEKAAQQAAFEAARLGVPCEEVDAAARRSLEGNGFGPGYKLPGLPHRTGHGIGLDIHEWPYLVGGDKTPLDVGMCFSNEPMICVPGEFGVRHEDHFYMTEQGPAWFTQPARSIDDPFGLRG, from the coding sequence ATCGGCATCGGCGGCAAGAGCATCGAGGAAGCACTGGCGACACTGGAGGACATGACGGCGGGCGCGGTGCCCGTCGGCCGCGACGAACACCTGGCGCGCATCGCGAAAGCGCAGGCCTACATGCAGCGCGAAGGCATCGCGGCCGTCTACCTGAACGCCGGCGCCAACCTGCTGTACTTCACGGGCACGCGCTGGTACGCCAGCGAACGCATGGTGGGAGCCATCCTGCCGGCCACCGGCACGCTGGAATATATCGCGCCCGCGTTCGAGCACGACACGCTGAAGGACTTCATGCTGGTCGACGGCCCCGTCAACTGCTGGGAAGAGCACGAGAGCCCGTACCGCCTGTTCGTCGACGTGCTGGCCCGGATGGGCATCAAGCCGGACGAGGCCAGTCCGCCGCGCGTCGGTATCTGCGAAAGCGCGGCGTTCTTCATCTATGACGGCATTCGCCCCCTCGCGGCCGGCTATGCACTGGAGAATGCCCGCGCCGTGACGGCGCACTGCCGCACACGCAAGTCACGCGCCGAGATCGCGCTGATGCAGCGGGCGATGGACATGACGCTGGCGGTGCACGTGGCCACCGCCAGCATCCTGCGCGAGGGGATCACGACGGCCGAGGTGGAGGAATTCATCGCGCGCGCGCACCGCAAGGTCGGCGCATCGGGCTCGTATTTCTGCATCGTGCTGTTCGGCCCCGCTACCGCCTTCCCGCACGGCGTCAGCTACGTGCAGACGTTGAAGGGAGGCGACACGGTGCTGATCGACACCGGCTGCAAGCTGCACAACTATATTTCCGACATCACGCGCACCTATGTGTACGGCACGCCGAGCGAGCGCCAGCGCTTCGTCTGGAACGCGGAGAAAGCAGCGCAACAGGCCGCGTTCGAAGCAGCCCGCCTGGGCGTGCCGTGCGAGGAAGTGGACGCCGCCGCGCGCCGCTCGCTGGAAGGCAACGGCTTCGGCCCCGGCTACAAGCTGCCCGGCCTGCCGCACCGCACCGGCCACGGCATCGGGCTGGACATCCACGAGTGGCCCTACCTGGTGGGCGGCGACAAGACGCCGCTGGACGTCGGCATGTGCTTCTCGAACGAACCGATGATCTGCGTGCCGGGCGAATTCGGCGTCCGCCATGAGGACCACTTCTACATGACGGAACAGGGTCCGGCGTGGTTCACCCAGCCGGCACGGTCGATCGACGATCCGTTCGGCCTGCGCGGCTGA
- the paaK gene encoding phenylacetate--CoA ligase PaaK translates to MVQRVPAPADLEPIERASRDELQALQLQRLKQSLRHAYDNVPHYRAAFDAKGVHPDDLKTLADLAKFPFTDKSTLRDNYPFGLFAVPREKVVRIHASSGTTGKATVVGYTQNDIDMWASMVARSIRAAGGRAGDMVHIAYGYGLFTGGLGAHYGAERLGCTVVPMSGGQTEKQVQLIQDFKPSIIMVTPSYMLNIIEEFRRQGLDPAQSSLQVGIFGAEPWTDAMRAEIEQRAGIDAVDIYGLSEVIGPGVASECIESKDGPVIWEDHFYPEIIDPETGEVLPDGSDGELVFTSLTKEAMPVIRYRTRDLTRLLPPTSRAMRRMGKITGRSDDMLIIRGVNVFPTQIEELILKMPQLAPQYQLIVTRDGHLDKLDVVGELRPEITGTLTDNAIDSLARELEHHIKTYVGVTTRVRLLAADSIERTLTGKAKRVIDKRPRN, encoded by the coding sequence ATGGTGCAACGCGTACCCGCCCCGGCGGACCTGGAACCGATCGAGCGCGCCAGCCGCGACGAGCTGCAGGCGCTGCAGCTGCAACGTTTAAAACAGTCGCTGCGCCACGCCTACGACAACGTGCCGCACTACCGCGCCGCGTTCGATGCCAAGGGCGTCCATCCGGACGACCTGAAAACGCTGGCCGACCTGGCGAAATTCCCGTTCACGGATAAATCCACGCTGCGCGACAACTACCCGTTCGGCCTGTTCGCGGTGCCGCGCGAGAAAGTGGTGCGCATCCACGCCTCCAGCGGCACCACGGGCAAGGCGACCGTCGTCGGTTACACCCAGAACGACATCGACATGTGGGCCAGCATGGTGGCGCGCTCGATCCGCGCCGCCGGCGGCCGTGCCGGCGACATGGTGCACATCGCCTACGGCTACGGCCTGTTCACGGGCGGCCTGGGCGCGCACTACGGCGCCGAGCGGCTGGGCTGCACGGTCGTGCCGATGTCCGGCGGGCAGACGGAAAAGCAGGTGCAGCTGATCCAGGACTTCAAACCGTCCATCATCATGGTCACGCCGTCCTACATGCTGAACATCATCGAGGAATTCCGCCGCCAGGGCCTGGACCCGGCGCAGTCCTCGCTGCAGGTCGGCATTTTCGGCGCCGAGCCGTGGACGGATGCGATGCGCGCCGAGATCGAGCAGCGCGCCGGCATCGACGCGGTGGATATTTATGGCCTGTCCGAAGTGATCGGCCCGGGCGTGGCCAGCGAATGCATCGAGAGCAAGGACGGTCCCGTCATCTGGGAGGACCATTTCTATCCCGAGATCATCGACCCGGAGACGGGCGAGGTGCTGCCGGACGGCAGCGATGGTGAGCTGGTGTTCACGTCGCTGACAAAAGAAGCCATGCCGGTGATCCGCTATCGCACCCGCGACCTCACGCGCCTGTTGCCGCCCACGTCGCGCGCCATGCGCCGCATGGGCAAGATCACGGGCCGCTCGGACGACATGCTGATCATCCGCGGCGTCAACGTGTTCCCGACCCAGATCGAGGAACTGATATTGAAGATGCCGCAGCTGGCGCCGCAGTACCAGCTGATCGTCACGCGCGACGGCCACCTGGACAAGCTCGACGTCGTTGGCGAGCTCCGCCCGGAAATCACCGGCACGCTAACTGACAACGCCATCGACAGCCTGGCGCGCGAACTGGAACACCATATCAAGACGTACGTGGGCGTCACCACCAGGGTGCGCCTGCTGGCCGCCGACAGCATCGAACGCACGCTGACCGGCAAGGCCAAGCGCGTCATCGACAAACGACCCCGCAACTGA
- a CDS encoding phenylacetic acid degradation protein PaaY codes for MVKVYEINGIRPVVHPSAYVHPTAVLIGDVIVGPRCYVGPLASLRGDFGRLILEEGVNVQDTCVMHGFAGSDTVVEVDGHIGHGAVLHGCRIGRNALVGMNAVVMDNAVVGAESIVAAMCFVKAGMEIPPRSMVIGTPARVVRQVTDTELEWKNIGTGQYHELAVRSRETMREVEAHTEVAPDRPRMQWDSSLPLHVHKK; via the coding sequence ATGGTCAAGGTCTACGAGATCAACGGCATCCGCCCTGTCGTCCACCCCAGCGCCTACGTCCATCCGACGGCGGTGCTGATCGGCGACGTGATCGTCGGTCCGCGCTGCTATGTGGGTCCGCTAGCGTCGCTGCGCGGCGATTTCGGTCGCCTGATCCTGGAAGAGGGCGTCAACGTGCAGGATACCTGCGTGATGCACGGCTTCGCCGGCTCGGACACGGTGGTCGAGGTGGACGGCCATATCGGCCACGGCGCCGTGCTGCACGGCTGCCGCATCGGCCGCAACGCGCTGGTGGGCATGAATGCCGTGGTGATGGACAACGCGGTGGTCGGGGCCGAGAGCATCGTCGCCGCCATGTGCTTCGTCAAGGCCGGCATGGAGATCCCGCCGCGCAGCATGGTCATCGGCACCCCGGCGCGCGTGGTGCGCCAGGTGACGGACACCGAGCTGGAATGGAAGAACATCGGCACCGGCCAGTACCACGAGCTGGCGGTGCGCTCGCGCGAGACGATGCGCGAGGTCGAGGCGCATACCGAGGTCGCGCCGGACCGCCCGCGCATGCAGTGGGACAGCTCGCTGCCGCTGCACGTCCACAAAAAGTAA
- the pcaF gene encoding 3-oxoadipyl-CoA thiolase, producing the protein MNEAYICDAIRTPFGRFGGALATVRTDDLAALPIAALIERNPGVDWAQVDDVIYGCANQAGEDNRNVGRMAALLAGLPPSVPGNTVNRLCGSSLDAVGTAARAIKAGEAHLVIAGGVESMTRAPFVMAKADTAFSRTAKIEDTTIGWRFVNPRMKEQYGIDTMPETAENVAEQFNVSRADQDAFALRSQQRYGAAHAAGVFRQEIVPVTVPQKKGDPKVLDADEGPRPDTSLEQLAKLKPVVRAGGCVTAGNASGINDGACAVLLASGKAVEQYGLKPRAKVLGMATAGVEPRIMGFAPAPASKKLLAQLGLTIEQMDVIELNEAFAAQGLAVTRDLGLPDDAPHVNPNGGAIAIGHPLGASGARLVTAAVNQLERTGGRYALCTMCIGVGQGIAVVIERV; encoded by the coding sequence ATGAACGAAGCCTATATCTGTGACGCCATCCGTACCCCGTTCGGCCGCTTCGGCGGCGCGCTTGCCACCGTGCGCACCGACGACCTGGCCGCGCTGCCGATCGCGGCGCTGATCGAGCGCAATCCCGGCGTGGACTGGGCCCAGGTCGACGACGTGATCTACGGTTGCGCCAACCAGGCCGGCGAGGACAACCGCAATGTCGGCCGCATGGCCGCGCTGCTGGCCGGGCTGCCGCCTTCCGTGCCGGGCAATACCGTCAACCGCCTGTGCGGCTCCAGCCTGGATGCTGTCGGCACCGCCGCCCGGGCCATCAAGGCCGGCGAGGCGCATTTGGTCATCGCCGGTGGTGTCGAAAGCATGACGCGCGCGCCGTTCGTGATGGCCAAGGCCGATACGGCCTTCTCGCGCACGGCCAAGATCGAGGACACCACGATCGGCTGGCGCTTCGTCAATCCGCGCATGAAGGAGCAGTACGGCATCGACACGATGCCGGAAACGGCGGAAAACGTGGCCGAGCAGTTCAACGTCAGCCGCGCCGACCAGGACGCGTTCGCGCTGCGCAGCCAGCAGCGCTACGGCGCCGCCCACGCCGCAGGCGTGTTCCGCCAGGAGATCGTGCCGGTGACGGTGCCGCAGAAGAAGGGCGATCCGAAGGTGCTCGATGCGGACGAAGGACCCCGTCCGGACACGTCGCTGGAACAGCTGGCCAAATTGAAACCGGTCGTGCGGGCCGGTGGGTGCGTCACGGCCGGTAACGCCTCGGGTATCAACGACGGTGCCTGCGCGGTGCTGCTGGCATCCGGCAAGGCCGTGGAGCAGTATGGCTTGAAGCCGCGCGCGAAAGTGCTGGGCATGGCCACGGCCGGTGTCGAGCCGCGCATCATGGGCTTCGCACCCGCGCCGGCATCGAAGAAGCTGCTGGCGCAGCTGGGTCTCACCATCGAGCAGATGGACGTGATCGAGTTGAACGAGGCGTTCGCCGCCCAGGGCCTGGCCGTCACGCGCGACCTGGGCCTGCCGGACGATGCGCCGCACGTCAATCCGAACGGCGGCGCCATCGCCATCGGTCATCCACTGGGCGCTTCCGGCGCCCGCCTGGTCACGGCCGCCGTCAACCAGCTGGAACGCACCGGTGGCCGCTACGCGCTGTGCACGATGTGCATCGGCGTGGGCCAGGGCATCGCCGTCGTCATCGAGCGGGTCTGA
- the paaH gene encoding 3-hydroxyacyl-CoA dehydrogenase PaaH → MAALQPASVIAVIGSGAMGSGIAQVAAAAGHTVKLYDTRAEAITVALAGIGTIYSKLADKGKMTHAEAEAARARLHAVTSLADVADAALVVEAIVEDLDVKRGLFAELEGIVAQDAILATNTSSISITAIGAKLRRPERLVGMHFFNPVPLMALVEVISGLATDAQVANTVYDTAASWGKNPVHAKSTPGFIVNRVARPFYAEGWRLLQEQAADAATIDAVLREAGGFRMGPFELMDLIGHDVNYSVTRSVFEAYYGDPRFTPSVLQQEMVNAGFLGRKAGRGCYRYGEGAQAPVVQAEAPLPRPDYVGHSLEAGADGRQTAAMLERFRAHGIDVHNRNSAEGHQHGEAPAFHCNGAAIYLTDGRTATARARANRHDDTVVFDLVGDPVNATRIAIAAADQCSPAACNAAVALFQAAGFTVTRLDDVPGLAVMRTVAMLANEAADAVHQGVCSAAAADIAMQKGVNYPRGPLAWADAIGVGHIVKVLENLATSYGEDRYRVSPLLRRRHAAGTTIHA, encoded by the coding sequence ATGGCAGCGCTCCAACCGGCCAGTGTCATCGCCGTCATCGGCAGCGGCGCAATGGGTTCCGGCATCGCCCAGGTGGCCGCCGCCGCCGGCCACACCGTCAAGCTGTACGACACGCGCGCGGAAGCCATCACGGTCGCCCTGGCGGGCATCGGCACCATCTACAGCAAGCTGGCCGACAAGGGCAAGATGACGCACGCGGAGGCCGAAGCCGCGCGCGCGCGCCTGCACGCCGTCACCAGCTTGGCGGACGTGGCCGACGCCGCGCTCGTGGTCGAAGCCATCGTCGAGGACCTGGACGTCAAGCGCGGCCTGTTCGCCGAGCTGGAAGGCATCGTCGCGCAGGACGCGATTCTGGCGACGAACACGTCGTCGATCTCCATCACGGCCATCGGCGCCAAGCTGCGCCGGCCGGAACGCCTGGTCGGCATGCACTTCTTCAATCCGGTGCCGCTGATGGCGCTGGTCGAAGTGATCAGCGGCCTGGCGACCGACGCGCAGGTGGCCAATACCGTGTACGACACGGCCGCCAGCTGGGGCAAGAATCCCGTGCATGCGAAGTCCACGCCCGGCTTCATCGTCAACCGCGTGGCGCGGCCGTTCTACGCCGAAGGCTGGCGCCTGCTGCAGGAACAGGCGGCCGATGCGGCCACGATCGACGCCGTGCTGCGCGAAGCCGGGGGCTTTCGCATGGGGCCTTTCGAGCTGATGGACCTGATCGGCCACGACGTCAACTATTCGGTCACCCGCTCCGTGTTCGAGGCCTACTACGGCGACCCGCGCTTCACGCCTTCCGTGCTGCAGCAGGAGATGGTCAACGCCGGCTTCCTGGGCCGCAAGGCGGGGCGCGGCTGCTACCGCTACGGCGAGGGCGCGCAGGCGCCCGTGGTGCAGGCGGAAGCGCCGCTGCCACGGCCCGACTACGTGGGCCACAGCCTGGAAGCGGGCGCGGATGGCCGCCAGACGGCGGCGATGCTGGAGCGCTTCCGCGCCCATGGCATCGATGTCCACAACCGCAACTCGGCCGAAGGCCACCAGCACGGCGAGGCGCCGGCCTTCCACTGCAATGGCGCCGCGATCTACCTGACGGACGGTCGCACGGCCACCGCGCGGGCGCGTGCCAACCGGCATGACGATACCGTCGTGTTCGACCTGGTGGGCGATCCGGTCAACGCCACCCGCATCGCCATCGCCGCCGCCGACCAGTGCAGCCCGGCCGCGTGCAATGCCGCCGTCGCGCTGTTCCAGGCCGCCGGCTTCACCGTCACGCGGCTGGACGACGTGCCGGGCCTGGCCGTGATGCGCACTGTCGCGATGCTGGCCAACGAAGCCGCCGATGCCGTGCACCAGGGCGTGTGCAGCGCCGCCGCCGCCGACATTGCGATGCAGAAGGGCGTCAATTATCCGCGCGGCCCGCTGGCATGGGCCGATGCCATCGGCGTTGGCCATATCGTCAAAGTGCTGGAAAACCTGGCGACCAGCTACGGCGAGGACCGCTACCGCGTGTCGCCGCTGCTGCGCCGCCGCCACGCCGCCGGGACGACCATCCATGCGTGA
- the paaI gene encoding hydroxyphenylacetyl-CoA thioesterase PaaI — MRDAAMTDPDALAKAAGAAMYARDPASQGLGMTLDEIRPGYARMSMRIRPDMLNGHGSCHGGFIFALADSAFAFACNSHNLNTVGAGCSIDYLAPGRPDDLLTAQATERALAGKTGIYDVDVVNQDGRLIATFRGKSHRVGGEVVPSQS; from the coding sequence ATGCGTGACGCTGCCATGACCGATCCGGACGCGCTGGCCAAGGCCGCCGGCGCGGCGATGTACGCCCGCGACCCGGCCAGCCAGGGCCTGGGCATGACGCTCGACGAGATCCGTCCCGGCTACGCGCGCATGTCGATGCGCATCCGGCCGGACATGCTGAACGGCCACGGCTCCTGCCACGGCGGCTTCATCTTCGCGCTGGCCGACAGCGCCTTCGCGTTCGCCTGCAACAGCCACAACCTGAACACGGTGGGCGCGGGCTGCAGCATCGATTACCTGGCGCCGGGCCGCCCGGACGACCTGCTCACCGCGCAAGCGACCGAGCGGGCGCTGGCCGGCAAGACCGGCATCTACGACGTCGACGTCGTCAACCAGGACGGCCGCCTGATCGCCACCTTCCGGGGCAAGTCGCACCGGGTCGGCGGCGAGGTCGTCCCAAGCCAGTCCTGA